The Pricia mediterranea genome includes a window with the following:
- a CDS encoding SusC/RagA family TonB-linked outer membrane protein, producing MRARHKGLLTLLLALVVQLSFAQEKTVTGTVTDQNELPLPGVNIVVQGTTTGTQTDFDGNYSINAEEGQVLVFTYIGQKAVEQGVGDGNVIDVQMEEDAQALEEVVVTALGVNRDEKSLTYSAPQVNSEELLSAQNDNAVGALSSKVAGLQVNSPSGNLGGSQRILIRGANSVTGENQPLFVVDGIPMDNSGFNTTDAQRGAGGVDFGSTINDINPNNIESVTVLKGTAAALYGSRASNGVVLIKTKTGEASDKLGVSINSSVSFSQVAVLPDLQREYGGGAIITGEDSDGGFATANINGTTYRLADYHTDESWGPKYDPNLMVLHWDAFDQESFPEDYLRPRPWVAPANDVETFFNTGITYRNDITLSSGGEKGNYLFSFGSQNQTGIVPNTEIEKYSAKVSLTQNLSEKLTANSIINYTVSRGKRPTIGYDDNSVTQKFFQWGQRQLDYDRLRKYKNEDGTQRTWNRISWDDATPNYSDNPYWTVYENYPTDNRTRVFGNFGLNYQVSDELSVKGTVYGDTYHFENKERQSIGSQAQSLYRERNYDYSEYNYELVANYNKDFSDNFSLGALVGGNKRDYQLSFVRNETTGGLSLPGIFNIANGLGQLDKDTYTDKKKVNSLFASLNLAIYDQLFFDFTARNDWSSALPDNNNSYFYPSASLAWAFSDTFIQDSQWFNYGKLRVGWAQVGNDTDPYRAVNTLTIDNPFNNTGRVTVPSTRLNSELKSETTTTWEAGAELSFFKNRLNLDVTYYQNETVDQIIPIDLSFGTGYGSQYVNAGKMTNEGVEIAVGITPVRTENFKWQIDGTFAKNESELVELIDGLNSILLTNAPFQAQLAAYVGAPYGQIMGTDFIYDSEGNKVVTAGGAYAATSDIVPIGSTLPDYTAGLRNAFQYKNVDLSFLLGMSKGGKYFSTSHMWGMYSGMLEKTVANNIREDGIVLEGVTGTVTYNADGSYTVTDTAPNTTNVSAQAYGGNHYGGFGTPDAQNVFDADYFKLREVTVGYTFPKQIFDFFDTARVSLFGRNLLIWGLDYDGIDPETVSTGSGNIQGLEGGLQPSTRSYGMNVQLSF from the coding sequence ATGAGAGCAAGACACAAGGGATTGCTGACGCTGCTATTGGCGTTGGTCGTGCAGTTATCTTTTGCACAGGAAAAAACGGTGACCGGTACGGTGACCGATCAAAACGAGCTCCCCCTTCCGGGAGTCAATATTGTCGTACAAGGTACCACTACTGGCACCCAGACCGACTTCGATGGAAACTATTCCATAAATGCCGAAGAAGGGCAAGTACTCGTCTTTACCTATATCGGCCAGAAAGCCGTTGAACAGGGAGTAGGTGACGGCAATGTTATCGACGTACAGATGGAAGAAGATGCGCAGGCATTGGAAGAGGTTGTGGTAACCGCCTTGGGTGTTAACAGGGATGAAAAATCGCTTACGTATTCCGCCCCCCAAGTGAATTCTGAGGAACTGCTGTCAGCACAAAACGATAATGCGGTAGGTGCGTTATCCAGTAAAGTGGCTGGTCTTCAGGTGAATTCTCCATCTGGGAACTTAGGAGGTTCTCAACGTATCCTCATTAGAGGAGCAAACTCTGTAACTGGCGAAAACCAACCTTTATTTGTTGTTGATGGAATTCCAATGGACAACTCTGGATTCAACACTACCGATGCCCAGAGGGGCGCAGGAGGTGTTGATTTTGGTAGCACTATCAATGATATTAACCCTAATAATATTGAGTCGGTAACCGTCCTTAAAGGTACAGCCGCGGCTTTATATGGCTCCAGAGCATCTAACGGGGTGGTATTGATAAAGACGAAAACGGGTGAAGCCTCCGATAAACTTGGAGTTTCAATAAACTCTTCGGTTTCTTTCTCTCAAGTAGCAGTACTTCCCGACCTACAACGAGAGTATGGTGGAGGTGCCATAATCACAGGTGAAGACTCCGATGGGGGCTTTGCAACTGCCAATATTAACGGTACTACTTATAGGTTGGCCGATTACCACACCGATGAAAGCTGGGGACCAAAGTACGACCCAAATCTTATGGTGTTACATTGGGATGCATTCGACCAAGAAAGTTTTCCTGAAGATTATCTAAGACCGCGCCCATGGGTTGCTCCTGCCAATGATGTCGAGACTTTTTTCAATACGGGCATTACCTATCGAAACGATATAACCCTATCATCGGGTGGAGAAAAAGGAAATTACCTTTTTTCTTTTGGATCACAAAATCAAACTGGTATAGTTCCGAATACCGAAATCGAAAAATATTCGGCTAAAGTGAGTTTGACACAAAATCTTTCAGAGAAATTAACTGCCAACAGTATTATCAACTATACCGTTTCAAGAGGTAAAAGGCCGACAATTGGGTACGATGACAATAGTGTAACGCAAAAGTTTTTTCAATGGGGTCAAAGACAACTCGACTATGATCGACTAAGAAAATACAAGAATGAGGATGGTACTCAGCGAACGTGGAATCGCATATCTTGGGATGACGCTACCCCGAACTACTCGGATAACCCCTACTGGACGGTTTATGAAAATTATCCAACAGACAACAGAACTCGAGTTTTTGGAAACTTCGGTCTTAACTATCAAGTTAGCGACGAACTAAGTGTTAAGGGTACTGTATATGGTGACACCTATCATTTTGAAAATAAGGAAAGACAATCAATAGGTTCGCAAGCCCAGTCATTATACAGAGAGCGAAATTATGATTACAGCGAGTACAACTATGAGTTGGTTGCCAATTACAACAAAGATTTCTCGGATAATTTCTCACTAGGTGCTTTGGTCGGTGGTAATAAAAGAGACTATCAACTCTCATTCGTAAGAAACGAAACTACAGGAGGACTATCACTACCGGGCATCTTTAATATCGCGAATGGTCTTGGACAATTGGATAAAGACACTTATACCGATAAAAAGAAGGTAAACAGCCTTTTTGCAAGCTTAAACCTTGCAATATATGATCAACTGTTCTTCGATTTCACGGCGCGAAACGATTGGTCGTCTGCCTTACCAGATAACAACAACTCGTATTTCTATCCTTCGGCATCATTGGCGTGGGCTTTTAGCGATACCTTTATCCAAGACAGCCAATGGTTCAATTATGGTAAATTAAGAGTGGGTTGGGCACAAGTTGGTAACGACACGGATCCTTACAGAGCCGTGAACACACTTACCATAGATAACCCTTTCAATAATACAGGTAGGGTTACCGTACCAAGTACGAGACTTAATTCCGAATTGAAAAGTGAAACCACAACGACTTGGGAAGCTGGTGCAGAATTGAGTTTTTTCAAAAACAGACTCAACCTTGATGTTACCTACTACCAAAATGAAACGGTCGATCAAATCATTCCAATCGACCTCTCGTTTGGAACTGGTTATGGCAGTCAATATGTGAATGCCGGAAAGATGACAAATGAAGGTGTCGAAATCGCCGTTGGTATTACACCTGTAAGAACAGAGAACTTTAAGTGGCAAATTGACGGTACATTCGCTAAGAATGAAAGTGAACTTGTAGAGTTAATCGATGGTCTTAATTCTATACTTTTGACCAATGCTCCTTTCCAGGCGCAACTAGCGGCTTATGTAGGTGCACCGTACGGACAAATCATGGGCACTGACTTTATTTATGATAGTGAAGGAAATAAAGTGGTAACTGCCGGTGGAGCCTATGCGGCAACCAGCGATATCGTACCAATCGGTTCTACATTGCCAGATTACACCGCTGGCCTAAGAAACGCTTTCCAATATAAGAATGTTGATCTAAGTTTTTTATTAGGTATGAGCAAAGGTGGAAAGTATTTCTCTACCTCTCACATGTGGGGCATGTACTCTGGTATGTTAGAGAAAACAGTAGCGAACAACATTCGGGAAGACGGAATTGTTTTAGAAGGCGTTACCGGGACGGTAACGTATAATGCTGATGGGTCTTATACAGTTACGGATACTGCTCCTAACACAACTAATGTTTCAGCACAAGCGTATGGTGGTAACCATTACGGCGGTTTCGGAACACCGGACGCTCAAAACGTATTTGATGCCGATTACTTTAAACTTAGAGAAGTTACAGTAGGCTACACCTTTCCAAAGCAAATCTTTGACTTCTTCGATACGGCAAGAGTGAGTCTTTTCGGAAGGAACCTGTTGATTTGGGGCCTAGACTACGACGGAATTGACCCAGAAACCGTATCTACTGGTTCAGGAAACATTCAAGGCCTTGAAGGAGGTTTACAGCCTTCAACAAGGTCTTACGGAATGAACGTGCAATTATCATTTTAA
- a CDS encoding SusD/RagB family nutrient-binding outer membrane lipoprotein, which produces MKNNKFRLLTLVIMFGVISCDTDYIDDPDNPVVAPSTQLLNSAAFDLAYELNDQWVAGRGTLGMAQYWNQTFYTEENRYALRNTMVDDMWEWPYRILTDLKEIISLNEDPETSVLMSAYGSNNNQIQVSRILMAFTFSKLVDTFGDVPYWSYGGRDNADFQALQLEAGINSPVYVDDQVIYEDMLNELLEAANSMDTSSIAFTEGDNIYNGDSSAWVKFAHSLRLRLAAHIAYSNPALAAQTYSESNDEAFTSNSDNATYTFGTDDITGGPWHIAFTVDARRDFGPSLSFTELLYNRVGPFNGVGSDDPRVDAYFDTRLDTEEVVGLPYGFGNASVRAIDDEGIPDATILQPDYTQPLLTYAEVEFIRSEFEGWSQANYESGVAASMEYWGISAEDATAYVAALPAASEETVLTQKYIALYMDGLEGWTEYRRSGFPTTLTVPGDTYDDGEEILTFTTLVPGLDIIPTRVTYPNNEQLLNNSNWDAARSKLSDGDVMYSKIFWDVE; this is translated from the coding sequence ATGAAAAATAATAAATTTAGACTTTTGACATTGGTCATTATGTTCGGTGTTATTTCCTGTGACACCGATTATATCGATGACCCAGACAATCCAGTCGTTGCGCCGTCAACCCAATTATTGAACTCGGCTGCTTTTGATTTAGCCTATGAACTGAACGACCAATGGGTGGCAGGTAGAGGTACCTTGGGTATGGCTCAATACTGGAATCAAACCTTTTATACCGAAGAAAACAGATATGCACTTCGTAATACCATGGTCGATGACATGTGGGAGTGGCCGTATAGAATATTAACGGATTTAAAAGAGATAATATCATTAAATGAAGATCCCGAAACCAGCGTTTTGATGTCTGCTTACGGAAGTAACAATAATCAAATTCAGGTTTCCCGAATTTTAATGGCTTTCACCTTTTCCAAGCTGGTGGATACTTTTGGAGATGTACCTTATTGGAGTTATGGTGGCAGGGATAATGCCGATTTCCAAGCGCTTCAGTTGGAAGCGGGCATTAATAGTCCGGTGTATGTTGACGACCAGGTTATTTATGAGGATATGCTAAACGAACTGTTAGAGGCTGCCAACAGTATGGATACTTCTTCCATTGCGTTTACGGAAGGCGATAATATCTACAATGGTGATAGTTCTGCATGGGTTAAGTTTGCACATTCCCTCAGGTTGAGATTAGCAGCTCATATTGCGTATTCAAATCCGGCTTTGGCTGCACAAACATATAGTGAATCGAATGATGAGGCCTTCACTAGCAACTCAGATAACGCAACATACACGTTTGGAACGGACGATATCACCGGTGGCCCTTGGCATATTGCCTTTACGGTAGATGCAAGAAGGGATTTCGGTCCGTCATTGTCTTTTACAGAGTTGTTATACAACAGAGTAGGTCCATTCAATGGAGTTGGATCGGATGACCCAAGGGTAGATGCTTATTTTGACACTAGATTAGATACTGAAGAAGTGGTAGGTTTACCTTATGGTTTTGGTAATGCTTCCGTTAGGGCAATTGACGACGAAGGCATTCCTGATGCGACTATTCTTCAACCTGACTATACTCAGCCACTTTTAACGTATGCTGAAGTTGAATTTATCCGTTCTGAATTTGAAGGATGGAGTCAAGCCAATTATGAGAGTGGCGTAGCAGCTTCCATGGAATACTGGGGAATCTCAGCTGAAGATGCAACAGCATATGTAGCAGCACTGCCTGCGGCAAGTGAGGAAACCGTATTGACTCAGAAGTACATTGCTCTTTACATGGATGGACTCGAAGGTTGGACCGAATATAGAAGAAGTGGGTTCCCAACTACTTTAACAGTCCCGGGGGATACCTACGACGATGGTGAAGAAATTTTGACCTTTACCACTTTAGTACCAGGCCTTGATATTATTCCCACCAGGGTTACTTATCCAAACAATGAACAGTTGTTAAATAACTCAAATTGGGATGCCGCCAGAAGTAAACTATCAGATGGCGACGTTATGTATTCCAAAATATTTTGGGATGTAGAATAA
- the rlmB gene encoding 23S rRNA (guanosine(2251)-2'-O)-methyltransferase RlmB, whose amino-acid sequence MQNTTHVYGIRAVLEAINSEEPIDKVFIQRGLKGDLSKQLEAMVRKKGIHSSYVPIEKLNRLTKNNHQGVVAQVSPIQFHTLEPLVEQVLKSDRTPLFLLLDQVSDVRNFGAIIRTAECSGVDGIIIPKKGAAPVTADTIKTSAGAAFKIPIAKVDHIKDAVFYLQASGIPVLAATEKTDKTVYDITFDGPCAIVMGSEDRGISPSILKTVDQLAKLPLLGEIESLNVSVACAVFLYEVVRQRRFKV is encoded by the coding sequence ATGCAAAATACAACTCACGTCTACGGAATCCGTGCCGTACTCGAAGCCATAAATTCCGAGGAGCCCATCGACAAGGTCTTTATTCAAAGGGGCCTCAAAGGGGATCTATCAAAGCAACTCGAGGCTATGGTGCGTAAAAAAGGTATCCATTCCTCTTACGTGCCCATCGAGAAATTGAACCGGTTGACCAAAAACAACCACCAAGGGGTCGTGGCACAGGTCTCCCCTATTCAGTTCCATACGCTGGAACCCCTAGTCGAGCAAGTGCTCAAAAGTGACAGAACCCCCTTATTTCTGCTATTGGACCAGGTTTCCGACGTTCGTAACTTCGGCGCCATCATCAGGACGGCGGAATGTTCCGGGGTAGATGGTATCATTATTCCGAAAAAGGGAGCCGCGCCCGTCACCGCCGATACCATCAAAACTTCGGCCGGGGCGGCGTTTAAAATCCCAATTGCCAAAGTGGACCATATAAAAGACGCGGTATTCTATTTACAGGCCAGCGGGATACCCGTGTTGGCCGCTACCGAAAAGACTGACAAGACGGTTTACGACATAACCTTTGACGGCCCCTGCGCCATTGTCATGGGGTCGGAAGATAGGGGCATCTCCCCCTCTATCCTAAAGACCGTCGATCAGCTCGCCAAACTTCCTTTACTGGGCGAAATCGAATCGTTGAACGTGTCGGTGGCCTGTGCTGTCTTTTTATATGAGGTGGTGCGACAACGAAGGTTCAAAGTTTAA
- a CDS encoding rhomboid family intramembrane serine protease, whose translation MSESHYFRFTNAVVIAPLVAVLSIWTVFLIELRFQVNLNDYGIYPQKLSGLKGVVLSPLIHGSTEHLYNNTIPLAVLTAALFYFYRNIALRVLLIGILISGIFTWAVGRPSYHIGASGIIYLLASFMFFKGIFTRHYRLVALSLVVVFIYGSMLWYIFPVEDGISWEGHLGGFLTGLGLAYLMKSDLPPLKKYDWEQEDYDEEADEFLRQFDEDGNFIGTKEEEIEEERIKIIYHLKKKENDE comes from the coding sequence ATGTCCGAAAGCCACTATTTTAGATTTACGAACGCCGTTGTAATCGCGCCCTTGGTGGCGGTATTAAGTATATGGACGGTCTTTTTGATAGAGTTGCGCTTTCAGGTCAATTTGAACGACTATGGCATTTATCCGCAGAAGCTTTCGGGATTGAAAGGAGTCGTTTTGAGTCCCTTAATCCACGGCTCGACCGAACATTTATACAACAACACCATTCCCCTGGCCGTGTTGACCGCCGCACTGTTTTATTTCTATCGGAACATCGCCCTTCGCGTGTTGCTGATAGGGATACTGATATCGGGAATCTTTACCTGGGCCGTAGGCCGGCCATCATACCATATTGGCGCTAGTGGGATTATTTACCTCTTGGCCAGTTTTATGTTTTTCAAAGGGATATTCACTAGGCACTATAGGCTGGTGGCCCTCTCCCTAGTCGTAGTTTTCATTTACGGCAGTATGTTGTGGTATATTTTTCCGGTGGAGGATGGAATTTCTTGGGAAGGCCATTTGGGCGGCTTCCTGACAGGACTAGGTCTTGCTTACCTAATGAAATCGGACTTACCTCCACTTAAAAAGTACGACTGGGAGCAGGAGGATTACGATGAAGAGGCCGACGAATTTTTACGGCAGTTCGATGAGGACGGCAATTTTATTGGGACCAAGGAAGAAGAAATTGAGGAGGAGCGCATCAAGATTATCTATCATCTCAAAAAAAAGGAAAATGATGAATGA
- a CDS encoding replication-associated recombination protein A gives MNEPLAERVRPKTLEDYISQRHLVGENGSLTRQIKKGVIPSLIFWGPPGTGKTTLANIIANESERPFYTLSAINSGVKDIREVIEKAKKGGGLFTAKNPILFIDEIHRFSKSQQDSLLAAVEKGWVTLIGATTENPSFEVIPALLSRCQVYVLNPFGKEDLEDLLNRAIKEDPILKSKNIDLKETEALLRLSGGDGRKLLNMFELVVNSEEGDTITLTDELVLGKVQKNTVLYDKTGEQHYDIISAFIKSIRGSDPNGAVYWLARMIEGGEDVKFIARRLLISASEDIGLANPTALVIANNAFQAVTTIGYPEARIILSQCAIYLATSPKSNASYMAIGKAQQSVRQTGDLSVPLPLRNAPTKLMKDLGYGKEYKYAHNYQNNFVEEEFLPDELIGTPFYEPGNNSRENAIKDFLQKRWKEKYNS, from the coding sequence ATGAACGAACCTTTAGCAGAACGCGTACGTCCGAAAACCCTTGAGGATTATATCAGCCAGCGGCATCTGGTGGGCGAGAACGGCTCGCTGACCCGACAGATCAAGAAAGGGGTGATTCCCTCCTTGATCTTTTGGGGTCCGCCGGGTACGGGCAAGACGACCTTGGCCAATATCATTGCCAACGAAAGCGAGCGGCCGTTCTATACCCTCAGCGCCATCAACAGTGGGGTGAAGGACATTCGGGAGGTCATCGAGAAGGCCAAGAAGGGGGGTGGACTCTTTACCGCCAAAAATCCCATTCTTTTTATCGATGAGATCCATCGCTTTAGCAAATCACAACAAGATTCCCTTTTGGCCGCCGTCGAAAAGGGATGGGTCACCCTGATCGGGGCTACAACCGAAAATCCGAGTTTTGAGGTCATTCCCGCCCTACTCTCCCGCTGTCAGGTGTATGTGCTAAATCCGTTCGGGAAAGAAGATCTGGAAGATTTGCTCAATAGGGCCATCAAGGAAGATCCCATCCTAAAATCCAAAAATATCGACCTCAAGGAGACCGAGGCCCTGCTGCGGCTTTCGGGTGGCGACGGACGGAAATTACTGAACATGTTCGAACTGGTCGTCAATTCCGAGGAAGGTGATACCATTACCCTCACCGACGAACTGGTCTTGGGAAAGGTGCAAAAAAATACGGTACTTTATGACAAGACCGGGGAACAGCACTACGATATCATATCCGCTTTCATCAAATCCATTCGCGGTAGCGACCCCAACGGGGCAGTATACTGGTTGGCACGGATGATCGAAGGCGGCGAAGACGTCAAGTTCATCGCGCGGCGCTTGTTGATCTCGGCCTCGGAGGATATCGGCCTGGCCAACCCGACCGCCCTGGTCATCGCCAACAACGCGTTTCAGGCGGTAACGACCATCGGTTATCCAGAAGCGCGAATCATACTGAGTCAATGCGCCATCTATCTGGCGACCTCTCCAAAAAGCAATGCCAGCTACATGGCCATCGGCAAAGCACAGCAGAGCGTCAGACAGACAGGAGACCTATCGGTTCCCCTCCCCCTGCGCAACGCGCCCACTAAACTGATGAAGGACCTCGGTTACGGAAAGGAATACAAATACGCCCACAACTATCAGAACAACTTTGTGGAAGAAGAGTTTTTGCCCGATGAACTCATCGGCACCCCCTTTTACGAACCGGGGAACAATTCCCGCGAGAACGCGATAAAGGACTTTCTTCAGAAACGCTGGAAGGAAAAATATAATAGTTGA